AACAAGATGCTGTTCGATGATTTGCTCCATACTTTGAACTTTACTCAATGCACCAGGAAGTCCATGAAACAACATTGGTTTTAAAGCTATTTGATCAAGAGTCTTTGAATCAATTAAACCATCGATATAAATCAAAAGGATCTTGGTTTCATTTTGAATTTCAATCGGGCGAAATACAACATCTGAACAATATTGAAAGATCTCTTTAAATACCTTTTCATTGGTAGAAAGTTTTGAGTCTAAATCAATATTTTCAAGGTTTTCGAACATAAAATCTGCCGATTCAATATCTTTTAAGATCTTGTTATAAACCAGTTGTTGGCGATTTTTTTTCCAAAACATATAAAAAGTCTCCCTGTTGTTTTAGGGGTTTTCCAAGACGAGAATACCCCTAACCTTTTTCAAAACAGATATACATTAAATTCTTACGCCCGCTTTCTTTCATTACATTGTTTCACTACCTAATTTCCATTAAATCACAACTGGATTCCTTAACCATTTGCTTATTCGTTATTTCATCCATCTTTAGAAATTATTTATAATATATTTCCAAATAGTGGCTGATTTTATCCTGGTTTTATTCAACTAATATGGAAGTTGGCCTATAGACAAGGAATCGCAGCCTTCTATACTGACCACTAGCCTCGGGCGCAACTGGTGAAGGCGAAAAATGAAATCTTGCACAAATAGAATCGTTTTAGATCCCTGAAAAGAGGAAAAAATGGACTACGCACGGAAATAGCATCGGGCCGTTCCCTGTGGAAGCTGTACTTATTATGAGGATCAAGGATAAAAAGAAGCCAACCCCTGCGGAAACTGGCCTTCATAAGAAGGATGAAGGACATTTCACCACCATGCCCTGTAGATATTGACCTTCATTGGACGGATGAAAGACAATTCACCGCCATACCCTGTGGATACTGGCCTTCTTTGGACGGATGTTGGACATTTTCCCGCCATGCCCTGTGGATACTGGCCTTCTTTGGACGGATGAAGAACAATTTCCCACCTATCCCTGTGGATACTGGCCTTCTTTGGACGGATGTTGGACATTTCACCACCAATCCCTGTGGATATTGGCCTTCTTTGGCAGGATGATGGACATTTCACCACCAATCCCTGTGGATACTGCCCTTCTTTGGACGGATGTTGGACATTTCACCACCAATCCCTGTGGATACTGGTCTTCTTTGGACGGATGATGGACATTTCCCCACCAATCCCTGTGGATACTGGCCTTCTTTGGACGGATGATGGACATTTCACCACCAATCCCTGTGGATACTGCCCTTCTTTGGACGGATGATGGACATTTTTCCACCAATCCCTGTGGATACTGGCCTTCTTTGGACGGATGATGGACATTTCTTCGCCATGCCCTGTGGATACTGGCCTTCATTGGACGGATGATGGACCTTTTTCCACCAATCCCTGTGGATACTGGTCTTCATTGGACGGATGATGGACCTTTTTCCACCAATCCCTGTGGATACTGCCCTTCTTTGGACGGATGATGGACCTTTTTCCACCAATCCCTGTGGATACTGGTCTTCTTTGGACGGATGTTGGACTTTTTCCACCAATCCCTGTGGATACTGGTCTTCATTGGCGGGATGAAGAACAATTCGCCATCAAGCTAAGGGAAAGCTGTTCCTCATAGCAAGGATGATGAACAAAATAACAAACTGGAAAAAGGAAGCTGTCCTTCATGCCATGAATGAAAGACAATATGCAGCCATGCCCAGAGGAAACTGTCCTTCATAGCGTGAATAAAGAACAAAACCTCAAACTGAAAAAAGCGACCTGTTCGAATCCCCCCATGACTCGGATATATTCCCCTTTGAATCAACAGATCAAGATAAAAAAACTCGCCAACTGGTGAGCCCGTTAGAGCGAAGACAGAGACGCAGTTCGTCGAAAAGCACAGCTTCTCGACTGCGAGGCTAATGCTCACGAAGCATTCCTTAGTGCACTTATGCCTGATAGGAAAGTTAAACTTTCCTATCGGCCAAAGAAAAGCACCTATCAATCTAGGTGCTTTCATCAACTACTATTTAAGTACTTTCATGAACACTATTTTCTCAAGGATTTTAATGCTCCACTCCAGGCTACTACTTGGCTAAGCATGAGATTGACGTTATTAACATGCAGTTCAGCTGGTTTGAACGTGGAGAAATTTTCAAAGTCAGTAAATAATGATAAGGTTGGGTGTGTTTTCACATCGGCAATTAGTAATTCTCCGCAAATCCCACGTAAATGTTCAGCTGCACGAGTTCCCCCGCTTCCCCCGTAGCTGACGATACCTGCCGCTTTATCATTCCAAGCTTCACGGGCTAAATCAAGTGCATTTTTTAAAGCTCCTGTAATGCTGTGATTGTATTCTTGGACAATGAATACAAATCCATCTAAACTAAACAGCTTATCATTCCAAGCTTTAATTCCCGGTTCTGCCCCATCCGTAGTTCCGAAAAACGGAAGGTTGTAATCCGTAATATCTACAATTTCATAATGAGCATCACCACGTTGATCAGCAATTCCTTTTACCCATTCCCCCACTTGTGGGCTAACTCGGCCCTGGCGAGTGCTTCCTAGAATAATTCCGATGTTTAATTTTTCATTTGTCATGATTTCTTCCTCCTTCATGTGCATCCACATAATTGGCAGCGAATAAACGACTACATTTATAAATAATCAGGGAGAATAGTTTTTAGAAGCAGGGACTCAAAAGTAGCCTAATAGCACTATAAAAATAGTTTAGAGGGAGGAAACCTCTCAAACGAAATGGCCTATAAATTTAAAAAAGGACATCCCTGTAAAACGAGGAATGACCTTTTCTTCGTGCGAGCTTTTCATCTCATGCTATTTATTTAGTTGGGGTAATAGGGTTTGTAGTTCAATTAAGTCATCAATGACGAGATCCGCCTGAGAAAGTTCCTCTTCACGGGCAAAATCAAAACGGCATCCAATAGAAACTAGGCCATTATCTTTTGCTGCATTTATATCTGAAAGGCGATCCCCGACTACTGCGCCATTGGTAATTTCATATTTATCTATAATACTCTTTACTAGGTCTGATTTATTCAACGAATCAATTTGCTGGATACTAAATGTTTCAGTAACCCACTCATCCAAATGATAATAACTCACAATTGCCTTTAAATATTCCTTCAATCCATTACTCGCTATGTAAATAGTACACTGATTTTCTTTTAAATAACGGAAAACTTCCTTT
Above is a genomic segment from Neobacillus endophyticus containing:
- a CDS encoding NADPH-dependent FMN reductase; translation: MTNEKLNIGIILGSTRQGRVSPQVGEWVKGIADQRGDAHYEIVDITDYNLPFFGTTDGAEPGIKAWNDKLFSLDGFVFIVQEYNHSITGALKNALDLAREAWNDKAAGIVSYGGSGGTRAAEHLRGICGELLIADVKTHPTLSLFTDFENFSTFKPAELHVNNVNLMLSQVVAWSGALKSLRK
- a CDS encoding HAD hydrolase-like protein, whose product is MSQSMIFDMDGTLFQTDKILELSLNDTFNHLRLLNKWDTETPIDNYREIMGVPLPKVWETLLQNHSIEVREQTDAYFLKRLIENIKSGKGALYPNVKEVFRYLKENQCTIYIASNGLKEYLKAIVSYYHLDEWVTETFSIQQIDSLNKSDLVKSIIDKYEITNGAVVGDRLSDINAAKDNGLVSIGCRFDFAREEELSQADLVIDDLIELQTLLPQLNK